One Herbaspirillum rubrisubalbicans genomic window carries:
- a CDS encoding hemolysin family protein — translation MENILLIVAAFFLVALNGFFVAAEFSLVKLRQTRIRAIAKTQGLRGRILAVVHNQLDAYLSACQLGITLASLGLGWIGEPAFARLLEPIFTLLGVSNQELIHGISFVFAFLVISFLHIVAGELAPKSMAIRSPEKLGLWCAVPLYGFYWGMYPLIWVLNASSNWLLRVAGLGAAHGHDAHYSSDELKLILRAGGKSGKSGKFTRDEWNVLVQSLNFAELDVADIMRPASEIVALGDDKSLEENLDIIYRNRYSRYPYFDAERQQVLGLVHLKDVFLAQQDGRAISNLKDYLRPVQFISPALPALDLLRRFRTGMPHFAIIGKKGQSPLGFITLDNMLSLLVGEIRDEFRHNTGEWSRQDDGTLLGKGSLPIVTLENMLGIDIDYDDSIDSVGGLVMEKLGDLPKEGQKIEFAAFDVVIKRMSGPKIVLVKVYPKVGEVRE, via the coding sequence TTGGAAAACATATTGCTGATCGTCGCAGCCTTCTTCCTGGTTGCGTTGAACGGTTTTTTCGTTGCAGCAGAATTCAGTCTGGTCAAGTTGCGTCAAACGCGCATCCGGGCCATCGCAAAAACACAAGGCTTGCGCGGCCGTATCCTGGCCGTGGTCCACAATCAGCTGGATGCCTATCTCTCCGCCTGTCAATTGGGCATCACCCTGGCCTCGCTGGGCCTGGGCTGGATCGGTGAACCGGCCTTCGCCCGCTTGCTCGAACCGATCTTCACCTTGCTCGGCGTGAGCAACCAGGAGCTGATCCACGGTATCTCCTTCGTGTTTGCCTTCCTCGTCATTTCCTTCCTGCACATCGTCGCCGGCGAGCTGGCCCCCAAATCGATGGCCATCCGCAGCCCCGAGAAGCTTGGCCTGTGGTGCGCAGTGCCCTTGTATGGCTTCTACTGGGGCATGTATCCGCTGATCTGGGTCTTGAACGCCAGCTCCAACTGGCTCTTGCGCGTGGCCGGCCTGGGTGCGGCGCATGGGCATGACGCCCATTATTCTTCGGACGAACTCAAGCTCATCCTGCGTGCCGGTGGCAAGAGCGGCAAGAGCGGCAAGTTCACCCGCGACGAATGGAACGTGCTGGTGCAAAGCCTGAACTTTGCCGAGCTGGATGTGGCCGACATCATGCGTCCGGCCAGCGAGATCGTGGCCCTGGGCGATGACAAGAGCCTGGAAGAAAACCTCGACATCATCTACCGCAACCGTTATTCCCGCTATCCCTACTTCGATGCCGAGCGCCAGCAGGTGCTGGGCCTGGTGCATTTGAAGGATGTGTTCCTGGCGCAGCAGGATGGGCGCGCCATCAGCAACTTGAAGGATTATCTGCGCCCGGTGCAATTCATCTCCCCGGCCCTGCCGGCGCTGGACCTGCTGCGACGCTTCCGCACCGGGATGCCGCACTTCGCCATCATCGGCAAGAAGGGCCAGTCGCCGCTGGGTTTCATTACCCTGGACAATATGTTGAGCCTCCTGGTGGGCGAGATCCGCGACGAATTCCGCCATAACACCGGTGAGTGGAGCCGCCAGGATGATGGCACTCTGCTGGGCAAGGGCAGCCTGCCCATCGTCACGCTGGAAAACATGCTGGGCATCGATATCGACTATGACGACAGCATCGACTCGGTCGGTGGCCTGGTCATGGAAAAACTGGGCGACCTGCCCAAGGAAGGCCAGAAGATCGAATTCGCCGCCTTCGACGTAGTCATCAAGCGCATGTCGGGGCCCAAGATCGTGCTGGTGAAGGTGTATCCGAAGGTGGGGGAAGTGCGTGAGTAG